The Treponema sp. OMZ 790 genome includes the window GGAAACCGATGCCCGGCAGCGCTTTGATTATGTTTTTGCAGGCAAGGTAACGGGCTTGGAAAACGGAATACAACTTGAACTAATGCTTAAAAATTCATCGGATAATATTACAAGGCGTATATCTAAAATTTATCAAAGCGTTAACCTAATCTTATTGGATTCCCGCATTTTAGTCTCGGATCTTTTCGATAAATCGGTTAATTTGTCGGCAGCATACACCCCGGAAGAAACCTCACAAAATAATGACGATGTAGAAGAAGTAAAAAATATCGACATCCTTTCAGGTTCATGGCAGGGAGAAGAAGACCTTGAACGGGTTGAAATTATGAGGGGCGGCAGAGGAATAGCCCTGCTTTCTAGCGGAATAACCATACTTCTTCAAATAAAAATAAATGACGGCCATTTGACAATAAATCAGTCGGGCAAACCTTCGGCAAGGCAATTTATAAATCTACCGGATGAGATAGCAAAAAAAGCTGCCGAGATGGGAAAAACCCCTTCATGGAAATTTTTAGTTTCGGCCAACAACAAAATTTTGGTCGGAGAAAAAACGGATATTGAAATAGTTTATCACGGAAACACCCTTGTTTCGGTAAATGAAGTTATAAAAAAAGTACGCTGGGTAAAAAATTAAAAGACCAAGTGCAGGGCACCCTGCCTAAGTATACGAGGTTCTTTATCAGTCAAATCGACGATTGTAGACGATAAACCCTTTTGCTCTCCTCCGTCAATTATCAAGGAAACCTTATCTTCAAACTCGCTTATTATGTCTTTAATATTGCTTAAAACGGGCAATCCCGAATAATTTACACTTGTAGAATAAATCGGAAAACCGGTCTTTTTTATCAGATTTCTGAGCCAGTTGTCGTCAGGGCATCTAAAAGCAGAAGTACCACCCCCTTCCCTATCCGGTACTATTATACTCAAGGGCCCCGGCCAAAGATTTAATACGGATTGAGGAATGAGCCTATCCGTATATTTATAAATGTCTTGAGGTTTTTCGATAAGTCCTATAAAACTTTTTGCAGCATCCCGCTTTTTTATTTTGATAATCTTTTCTTTTGTGGAAGGAATAATACCCGAAAAACCGTACACCGTATCGGTCGGAATTATAATAATTTCGCCATTTTTTAAGACGGAGGCAGCCGATTCTAAAGATTTAGGATCTTCTTTTAAAATAACCATCTTTTTTTTACCGCCAACATCTGAAAAATTATAACAATTATTCCCAAAGAAGCAGCTATTGTTTTGCATATATAATCTGAAAGAAAATATGGAGTTTCAATTTTTAAGATTGTTCCGGGATTTAAATCCTTCCCAAAGCCTGAATTAAAGTTGACAAGCTTGATTATTCCCTCATTATTGTATATATAACCGAGTTCATGAGCATAAATAGCTATTGTTTCAGGGTCATATGTCAAATTCCGTATAAGACTATCCAAATCATTTCCCGTTTCCCTAAGAGTCCGGACGTGATCTATAAGAGCGTCTCTTTGGAGCTCTATAAAACGTTTTGAATATATTCCCTTAGGACCCAAAAAAACGGCTAAAACAGTGTAAGCAAAAATAGTGATAAAAACGGGAATAAGCACTCTAAAATAGATTTTCATAGTCTAAATATATAACGGCATTTTATGTTTTTTTCTTGAATTTTTTGTCAAATTATTCAAATTAAATAATTTAAGGTTATTTACAAATTCTGTCGATATATAGTATAATTATTGATATGAGTTATACGGGAGAAATAGCATGGCATTAGACTTTAACAAAATCGAAGAACCGGATGATTCGGTTTTTCCGGTAAAACTTGAAGATGATTCAAATCTCGATATGTACGGTGTATGGGTCAAAAAAAGACCTGAACATAAAGACGGTTATGAAAATGAGTTACCTACAGAAAATGACACTGCTGAAGATCCTTTTGACAATGATATTATTGAATTTGATGATCATGATGTCGTGGATTTGGATAATTCGGACGAGTCTTTAGAATTCGAAGAATTAACAACAATAAACAATTTTGAAACCATCGATAGTGATGATTCTTTTGAAGATTTGGGAATCATTTCAGATGACAGTGACATTATTACTTCCGATGAAGACGGCATTTCTCAAGAAAGCATAACTGAAGAAAATACTATTTATGACGGAGACGAATTCGATATTTTCGCAGAGTCCGATGCAGAGATTATTGATGAAGGACTAGAAAATGAAGAAGAACAAAAGCCGGATATAAACGAATTTGAAACTCTTGATGTGGATGATTTTTTAAGCGACGAAGAAGACTCGGCCGCCTCATCATATGACGAAAACGAGAGTAACGATGAAACGGATAATTTAATCCCTGATAACGACAACATAAAACTGGATCTTTCCTTCGATGAAGATTACTTGGAGACAAAAGAAAGCGATGCCATAGATTTTGAAGGAAACGATAGTTTTGAAATAATCGCGGATGAACCCGATACATATGATACCGAAAAAGATGATACGGCTTCAAAAATAGAAAATTTACCCGAAAGAACTATCGAAGATATTTCGGACTTTGATGAAATTTTCGATGAACTTGAGGCAAAGGACGAAACTTCTGAAGAAACAGTAGAAGAAAAATCAAACGATATTCCTCTTAACATCACCATAGATGAATACTCCGATATAACCTCCCTTGCAGGCAAAACAATGGGAACGGATGACGATTTGGAAGATGTTGAGATATTCAGCGATGTAGCTGACTTTGAAGATGTAGAAGAACCGAATC containing:
- a CDS encoding L-threonylcarbamoyladenylate synthase, producing the protein MVILKEDPKSLESAASVLKNGEIIIIPTDTVYGFSGIIPSTKEKIIKIKKRDAAKSFIGLIEKPQDIYKYTDRLIPQSVLNLWPGPLSIIVPDREGGGTSAFRCPDDNWLRNLIKKTGFPIYSTSVNYSGLPVLSNIKDIISEFEDKVSLIIDGGEQKGLSSTIVDLTDKEPRILRQGALHLVF
- a CDS encoding septum formation initiator family protein translates to MKIYFRVLIPVFITIFAYTVLAVFLGPKGIYSKRFIELQRDALIDHVRTLRETGNDLDSLIRNLTYDPETIAIYAHELGYIYNNEGIIKLVNFNSGFGKDLNPGTILKIETPYFLSDYICKTIAASLGIIVIIFQMLAVKKRWLF